From Vigna unguiculata cultivar IT97K-499-35 chromosome 5, ASM411807v1, whole genome shotgun sequence, the proteins below share one genomic window:
- the LOC114184963 gene encoding elongation factor 2 — MVKFTAEELRRIMDFKHNIRNMSVIAHVDHGKSTLTDSLVAAAGIIAQEVAGDVRMTDTRADEAERGITIKSTGISLYYEMSDESLKNFKGERNGNEYLINLIDSPGHVDFSSEVTAALRITDGALVVVDCVEGVCVQTETVLRQALGERIRPVLTVNKMDRCFLELQVDGEEAYQTFQRVIENANVIMATYEDPLLGDVQVYPEKGTVAFSAGLHGWAFTLTNFAKMYASKFGVDEGKMMERLWGENFFDPATKKWTSKNTGSATCKRGFVQFCYEPIKQIINTCMNDQKDKLWPMLLKLGVTMKSEEKDLMGKALMKRVMQTWLPASTALLEMMIFHLPSPSTAQKYRVENLYEGPLDDQYAAAIRACDPEGPLMLYVSKMIPASDKGRFFAFGRVFSGRVSTGLKVRIMGPNYVPGEKKDLYVKSVQRTVIWMGKRQETVEDVPCGNTVAMVGLDQFITKNATLTNEKEVDAHPIRAMKFSVSPVVRVAVQCKVASDLPKLVEGLKRLAKSDPMVVCTIEESGEHIVAGAGELHLEICLKDLQDDFMGGAEIIKSDPVVSFRETVLERSCRTVMSKSPNKHNRLYMEARPMEEGLAEAIDDGKIGPRDDPKVRSKILSEDYGWDKDLAKKIWCFGPETTGPNMVVDMCKGVQYLNEIKDSVVAGFQWASKEGALAEENMRGICFEVCDVVLHADAIHRGGGQIIPTARRVFYASQLTAKPRLLEPVYLVEIQAPEQALGGIYSVLNQKRGHVFEEMQRPGTPLYNIKAYLPVIESFGFSSTLRAATSGQAFPQCVFDHWDMMSSDPLEAGSQAAQLVADIRKRKGLKEQMTPLSEYEDKL, encoded by the exons ATG GTGAAGTTCACAGCTGAAGAGCTCCGTCGTATTATGGACTTTAAGCACAATATCCGTAATATGTCTGTCATTGCCCATGTTGATCATG GAAAATCAACTCTGACCGATTCTCTTGTGGCCGCTGCTGGCATTATTGCTCAGGAAGTGGCTGGTGATGTCCGAATGACTGATACCAGGGCGGATGAAGCTGAGCGTGGTATCACAATCAAGTCTACTGGTATCTCACTCTATTACGAGATGAGTGATGAATCTCTGAAGAATTTCAAGGGAGAACGTAATGGGAATGAGTATCTCATTAATCTCATTGACTCCCCTGGACATGTTGACTTCTCATCTGAAGTTACTGCTGCACTCCGTATTACTGATGGAGCCCTAGTCGTGGTGGACTGTGTTGAAGGAGTTTGTGTCCAAACTGAAACTGTGCTGCGTCAAGCTCTGGGAGAAAGGATTAGGCCTGTTCTGACTGTCAACAAGATGGACAGGTGCTTCCTTGAACTCCAGGTGGATGGAGAGGAGGCTTACCAAACATTCCAGAGGGTTATTGAGAATGCTAATGTCATCATGGCTACTTATGAAGATCCACTTCTGGGTGATGTTCAGGTCTACCCAGAGAAAGGAACTGTTGCTTTCTCTGCAGGGTTACATGGGTGGGCTTTTACCTTGACTAACTTTGCCAAGATGTATGCTTCAAAGTTTGGAGTTGATGAAGGCAAGATGATGGAGAGACTCTGGGGTGAAAACTTCTTTGATCCAGCCACAAAGAAATGGACCAGTAAGAACACTGGATCTGCTACCTGTAAGCGTGGGTTTGTTCAGTTCTGCTATGAGCCCATCAAACAGATCATTAACACTTGCATGAATGACCAGAAGGATAAGCTGTGGCCTATGCTCCTAAAACTTGGTGTCACCATGAAATCTGAGGAGAAGGACCTCATGGGTAAAGCATTGATGAAGCGTGTCATGCAAACCTGGCTTCCAGCAAGTACTGCCCTATTGGAAATGATGATCTTTCATCTTCCCTCTCCTTCAACTGCCCAGAAGTACCGTGTGGAAAATTTGTACGAGGGTCCACTTGACGATCAATATGCTGCAGCTATCAGAGCCTGTGACCCTGAGGGTCCTCTGATGCTCTATGTGTCAAAGATGATTCCAGCATCTGACAAGGGTAGATTCTTTGCTTTTGGACGTGTGTTCTCTGGCAGGGTTTCAACTGGTTTGAAAGTGAGGATTATGGGACCAAATTATGTTCCTGGAGAGAAAAAAGATTTGTATGTCAAGAGTGTTCAACGTACTGTCATTTGGATGGGTAAGAGGCAGGAAACTGTTGAGGATGTGCCATGTGGTAACACAGTTGCTATGGTTGGTTTGGATCAATTCATCACAAAGAATGCTACATTGACGAACGAGAAGGAAGTTGATGCTCACCCTATTAGGGCAATGAAGTTTTCTGTCTCCCCAGTTGTGCGTGTTGCTGTTCAGTGCAAGGTTGCCTCAGATCTTCCCAAACTTGTTGAAGGTCTCAAGCGATTGGCCAAATCAGATCCTATGGTTGTTTGTACCATTGAGGAGTCTGGTGAGCACATTGTTGCTGGTGCAGGGGAGCTTCATCTTGAGATCTGTTTGAAGGATTTGCAGGATGATTTCATGGGTGGAGCTGAGATCATTAAATCTGACCCTGTTGTGTCATTCAGGGAGACTGTGCTGGAGAGGTCATGCCGCACTGTGATGAGCAAGTCACCAAACAAGCACAACCGTCTGTACATGGAAGCAAGGCCAATGGAGGAGGGTCTGGCTGAAGCCATTGATGATGGCAAGATTGGACCAAGGGATGACCCCAAGGTTCGTTCTAAGATCTTGTCTGAAGATTATGGCTGGGATAAGGATCTTGCTAAGAAGATTTGGTGTTTCGGCCCTGAGACCACAGGACCCAACATGGTGGTTGATATGTGTAAGGGAGTGCAGTATCTGAATGAAATCAAGGATTCTGTGGTTGCTGGATTCCAGTGGGCATCAAAAGAAGGTGCATTGGCTGAGGAGAACATGAGGGGTATCTGCTTTGAAGTATGTGATGTCGTTCTTCACGCTGATGCTATCCACAGAGGTGGTGGTCAGATCATTCCTACTGCCAGGAGAGTGTTCTATGCTTCACAGCTTACTGCTAAACCCAGGCTTCTTGAGCCTGTCTACCTGGTTGAAATCCAGGCTCCTGAGCAAGCTCTTGGTGGTATCTACAGTGTTCTGAATCAAAAACGTGGTCACGTTTTTGAGGAAATGCAGAGGCCAGGTACCCCACTCTACAACATCAAGGCATATCTCCCTGTCATTGAGTCATTTGGTTTCTCAAGCACCTTGAGGGCTGCAACATCAGGCCAAGCTTTCCCACAGTGTGTCTTTGATCACTGGGACATGATGTCCTCTGACCCATTGGAGGCTGGATCACAAGCTGCACAGCTGGTGGCGGACATTCGCAAGAGGAAGGGCTTGAAGGAACAGATGACTCCTCTTTCTGAGTATGAAGACAAgctttaa